In one window of Campylobacter coli DNA:
- the pseC gene encoding UDP-4-amino-4,6-dideoxy-N-acetyl-beta-L-altrosamine transaminase: protein MITYSHQNIDQSDIEAVLNALKDEILTGGKKIDEFEEALCEYIGIKHACVLNSATSALHLAYTALNVKDKIILTTPLTFAATANAALMAGAKVEFIDIKNDGNIDEKKLEARLVKNSTDIGAISVVDFGGNSVEMDEISNLAKKYNIPLIDDASHALGSEYKGKKVGSMADLSIFSFHPVKPITTFEGGAVVSNNEELISKIKLLRSHGIVKKRLWDSDMMKLGYNYRLSDVACALGINQLKKLDHNLEKREEIASFYDKEFEKNPYFSTIKIKDYKKSSRHLYPILLFPEFYCPKEEIFENLLKAGLGVQVHYKPTYEFSFYKKLLGEIRLENADNFYKAELSIPCHQEMSLKDAKFVRDTLFSTLEKVKKDYCG, encoded by the coding sequence ATGATTACTTATTCTCATCAAAATATCGATCAAAGCGATATAGAAGCGGTTTTAAACGCCTTAAAGGATGAAATTTTAACCGGTGGTAAAAAAATCGATGAATTTGAAGAAGCACTTTGCGAATACATAGGAATTAAGCATGCTTGTGTCTTAAATTCAGCCACTTCCGCTCTTCATCTTGCCTATACAGCTTTAAATGTCAAGGATAAAATAATCTTAACCACTCCTTTAACTTTTGCGGCTACAGCTAATGCAGCTTTAATGGCAGGAGCTAAAGTAGAATTTATCGATATTAAAAATGATGGCAATATAGATGAGAAAAAGCTCGAAGCAAGGCTTGTAAAAAATAGCACCGATATAGGAGCTATTAGCGTGGTGGATTTTGGAGGCAATAGCGTTGAAATGGATGAGATTTCAAATCTTGCTAAAAAATACAATATCCCTTTAATCGATGATGCAAGCCATGCTTTAGGTAGCGAGTATAAGGGTAAAAAAGTGGGCTCTATGGCGGATTTAAGTATTTTTTCTTTTCACCCTGTTAAGCCTATTACCACTTTTGAGGGTGGCGCTGTAGTAAGCAATAATGAAGAATTAATCTCCAAAATAAAACTTTTAAGAAGCCATGGTATCGTTAAAAAAAGACTTTGGGATAGCGATATGATGAAACTTGGCTATAATTATCGCTTGAGTGATGTTGCTTGTGCTTTAGGGATAAATCAACTTAAAAAACTAGATCACAATCTTGAAAAACGCGAAGAAATTGCAAGTTTTTATGATAAAGAATTTGAAAAAAATCCTTATTTTTCCACTATAAAAATCAAAGATTATAAAAAAAGTTCAAGACATTTGTATCCTATTTTACTCTTTCCAGAATTTTATTGCCCCAAAGAAGAAATTTTTGAAAATTTACTCAAAGCTGGGCTTGGAGTACAGGTGCATTATAAACCAACTTATGAGTTTAGTTTTTATAAAAAGCTCTTAGGAGAAATAAGACTTGAAAATGCGGATAATTTTTACAAAGCCGAACTTAGCATACCTTGTCATCAAGAAATGAGCTTAAAAGATGCAAAATTTGTAAGAGATACTTTATTTAGCACACTTGAAAAAGTTAAAAAGGACTATTGTGGATAA